The region ATTATTAGGATAACATAAATAAATAATATCTACAGGTTCTGATGGAAGTTCAGGAACAAAATCATTTTCGGAATTACATTTAAGATATGTTAATCCTTCATACATACCATCATCTTTCATTTCTCCAGTTCTTCCAGCCATTACATTAGTATCAACATATACAGTGTAAACAGGATCAGTAACAGCAATTTTATTATCTATTCCAAATATATCCTGGATGTTTGCTGTATCACTTTTTGCCCCATCACTAATGAAAACTTCAGAAGTGTCTAAATCAATTCCATATGTTTTATATTCATTTTCAATAATTGCTTCAGCTAAAAAGTCATAACCTTGTTCAGGACCATATCCCATAAATGTTTCAGCATCAGCCATTTCATCAACTGCTGCATGAAATGCTTTTATAACAGCCGGTACTAACGGTTTTGTAACGTCCCCAATACCCATTTTAATAATATCTGCATCAGGATTAGCTTTTCTAAATTCTGCTTCTCTTCTTGCTACTTCAACAAAAAGATAACTACTTTTCAATTTAAGATAGTTTTCATTAATTTTTACAACCATGATTAAACCTCATAAATATTAATCTAATTTATATTTTATTTTCTCAATATATAAAATGAATGATTATTTTTCAGATGTATTAAATGCTTTTCAAAAAAAATTGTCAAGAAGATATTTTTATAACAAAAAGCCATCATATGAAAATATTTAAATTAACTATTTTACATAAATATATTATACTAAAAACATTGATAAGGAAGTTGGAAAAATGAATGGAATAACTATATTAATTTGGGTAACAATTGCAATTATAGCTATTATTGCAATAATATTAGTTAAATTGCACTACAGAGGAAAAGAGCTGGAAAATGATGAAGGATCAATACTTGAAGATGCAGAATCCTTAACTAAAGTATTTTCTTCCGGAAAAAGTATGCTATCTAAAGATAATGATGATAATTCCAATAATCCAACTAATCTTAATCAATCCAAACCCAAAAGCTTAAAAAGTGAAAATTCTTCAACAAGTAATGTGTATTATGAAGAACCTGCAATTTATGAAGTTGACAATACCACTTACGAAAATATTGAATACGAATCACAAAATCAAGTACTTGTTGATTATGGTACTACCGTAGAAAAATTCCAAGAACCAATTAAACAAAGCCAGATGGATATTATGAGCCAAAATAACGACCCTAAACCTGAAAAGCATGAGTTAAAAGATTTATTTACAATTGATGAATTAATCAAAGAATCAAAAAGAAAAGATAGTGAACGCGAAAAAGAAGCATATAAAAATGACTCTGAAGATAAGGAACTCGCCGAACTTAAAGAAAGCATAAAACAAAAACAAGAAGAGAAAAATATTGAAGAAATTATCGATGACATTCCAGAAGAAACAATTCAAGATATTCTTAATGAAACCGAAGAAGAAACTACTGCCGAGACTATTACCGAAAGCGCAGAAGAAGAAACCATTACTGAAACAATCACTGAAAGCACAGAAGAAGAAACAATTGCTGAGGTTATTAATGAACCTGTATCAGAAGAAACTAAATCAGATTCAGTACCTGAAACAGTAGAATCTAGTGAAAGTGAAGAAAGTAAAATTGAAGCGCCTACAGTAACATCTCAAGATATCGAAGAGGCAATAACTACTGCAAGTGAAGAAAGTAAAGAAGAAGTGGAAAGCATTTCAGAAAGTGCTGGCATTACTGACGCTTTACTTAATGACAATGAAAAAGAGGAAATTAAAGAGCCAAATCTTAAAACTCCAACAAAAATCAAAGAGGATTACAAATTCGGAGAGGATTTGAAAGATGAAAAGGTATTTGGAGAATATGACAGTGATTTAGACTATAGAAAAGATTTAGATAAAATCACCAATACAATCAAAGGTTCTAAAATATTCAAGAATGTGAAAGAAAAGCTCACATTCGAAGAGCCTGAAGAGGAAGAAGTAATTGAAGAAGAATTCATCAGAAATGTGAATGAATATGAAGAGGATTTTGCTCCGATTATCAATGAAACTCATGCAGATTATGCAACATACGAAGAGTATCACAAACATGATTTCGAAGAACCAATAGTACCTGAAGAAACACCAAAAGCATTTGACGTGATACAAACTACACCAGAACCTCAACCAGAAATTAAAGAATCAAGGATTGCTCCTATTAAAGAAAAACCTTCAAGAGACAATATAAAAATAAAATTAAATAACAATGAAGTTGTTCTTAAAAAAGGTGATGAAATTATTTACAATCATCAAGGAGAAACTTATTCCAGCCAAGTTTATGCAATTAATGGTAATGATATATCTGTAAAATACAGAAGAAAAAATATTGTTATCAAACCGTCTGATGTGAAAAAGGTATACTAATACCTTTTTTACTAAACATCACCACATATAAACATCTAAATATATTTTTATTAACTTGTAACTTATTTTTAAAAAAAAAGAGAATAATAAGCATTTAAAAAATGCTCAATTCATTCATCCTTATTCAATTTATAGCTACCATTTTCCACAATATATTTTGGAACAATGATTTTTAAGGAACGAATGACATTTAAATAAAAATCGTCCAATTCTCTATCTGCATAAGGATAGGTGTATTCGAAAATATATAAATTATTGTCTTCCACATATAAAAATTCATTACGGCGAATCTCATTTTCACCATCTGAAAATGAAGAGACCACCATATAATAAATATCATCATTAATAGGTATGAAATCGGAAGCGATTAAGTTTATTTGAGTATTGTTTTTTATATTTTTTTCAATATCCGCCTTGATGTCCGGAAGGCCAACAAGTGTAGGAGTGGTTGAAAATTTAATGGACATAGGTATTTTGGTATTTACAAGATACATGTCATTAAATTCATCTTTAGTTGCAACCGGTTCAAAATCTTCAGGCATTTGGAGTGTGGAAAATCCATTTGAAAACATTGTCATTATATTCACCTATTTATGTGCAAAGTAAAATATCAATTCATCATCAGCAATTTCATCAAGACGTGCAAATCCAACTCTTTCAAATTGAACAATATCTCCAACTTTCAAATCACGAAGTGCACCTTCACCAAGTCCTGTCTTAATTGATGCATCATCCATAACAATTTTAACATCAACATTGTCATCAACAGGGACCCATTGAATAATTCTTGCCTTGACACTTCTTGCATCTTCAAATGAAGTGGAATGATAAGTTATTTCATCACCATCGATATTCACATTCACAGCATCCATTAACCTGAATATTCCATCGTTAATGTCTGATTTTGCAAGATATGCACTGCCGTCAAATGGTAAAATCCTATTTCCCCTGTCCATGTGGTCTGCATGAAGTGGTCTTTCAATGTCGACTTTACCGCCTTCATATCCTCCAACAGTGATTAATTGAGGATCTTCACAGAAGAAATACCTATTCGCCACAGGTTCTAAAAAGTTACGGTTCAAACCATAAATCTTCTTCCAGCTAATAGCTGAATCAGCCATTTTAACGCCAATTTCAGTTATCAAATTATAAATGGTTCTTGGGTCGATTCCCCTTCTTGCAATAGCTCTTAAAGTTCCAAGTCTTGGATCATCCCATCCACTGTAGGTTCCATCTTCGATTCCTGCCATTGCTTTGGAAGTGCTTAGTGCAATATCTTCCATTTTAAGTCTACCGTAATGTATGTACTCAGGCACATCCCATCCCATATGGTCATATAGATATTTTTGTTTTTCAGTGTTTGCAAGGTGGTCTTTTCCTCTTAAAACATGAGTCAATCCCATCAAATGATCATCCACCGCAACAGAGAAATTCATCATAGGATAAATTCTGTATTTATTGCCTAAACGAGGGTGAGTTTCGTCAACCAATCTCATTGCTACCCAATCACGAATTGCAGGATTTTTATGGGTAATATCAGTTTTTACTCTAAGTACAGCTTCGCCCGCATCCATAGTGTCAAATTTTTCCCACAATGCAAGATTTTCTTCAACACTATTGTCCCTGCACGGGCATGCTTTACAGTTGTCTTTAAGCTCTTTGAAATCAGCGCCGTCACAGGTACACATATAAGCCGCACCCTTTTCTATTAACTGACGAGCATAATCATAATATGTTTCAAATCTGTCGGATTGGTAAATAACCTCATCAGGATTGATTCCCAACCATTCCAAGTCCTCAGGAATCATTTCATAAGCAGGTTCATATACTCTTTTTGGATCGGTATCTTCAATCCTTAAAATCAATTTTCCATCATGCCTTTTTACATATTCGGCATTTGGAACTGCTGCACGGGAGTGTCCAATATGTAGCGGACCGCTTGGATTTGGAGCAAAACGTAGAACAATATTTTCATGAGTTCCAGGAAGTTCCTGAAGTCCAACTTCTTTAGCTTTTGGTTTTTTGTCTTGAACTTCTACACCTAACTTTTCCATTTCGCTGGCTTGCTCTTCTGGAGATAAAGCGTTTACCTTTGCTACAATTTTACCTGACATTGGACCAATTTCTTTTGCTTTGCTTCTTAATTCAGGCTCATTTGCCATGATTGAACCCATAACAGCTCCAGGATTTGCAGATCCCTTATGTTTGGCTGCATTTAGCAAAGCATGTTTATAGATAATTTCTTCTAAATCATTCATTTAATCATCACAATTAATAATTCGATTATAAAAATAAGCAATATTATTTATCTTATTGAAGATATATAAAGATTAAGAATTAAATTGGGTTAAGATAGTATGAGGCTTGGAAAAACTAATCTCGAAGTAAATAAAAATGGATTTGGTGCCCTTCCAATCCAAAGATGCACAATGCAGGAAGCGGTTGAAATACTTAAAAAAGCATATGACAATGGGATTGATTTTTATGATACAGCCCATTTTTACACTGACAGTGAAGAAAAAATGGGAAATGCTTTTAAAGATATACCTCGTGAAAAGATTTATATTGCAAGCAAAACTGCAGCTGAAACACCAGAAGTGTTTTGGAGCGATTTGGAAACTTCACTTAAAAGCTTAAAGACAGATTACTTGGATTTATATCAATTCCACAACATTTCATTTGTTCCTAAAAAAGATGATGAATTATTTAAAGCAATGCTTGAAGCGAAAGAAAAAGGAATGATCAGACATATTGGAATTACAACCCATAAAATTACATTTGCCCATGAAGCCATTGAAAGCGGACTTTATGAAACTCTACAATATCCATTTTCATACTTAAGCGGAGAGGAAGAGATAGAATTGGTGGAGAAATGTAAAAAGTTTGATGTTGGATTTATTGCAATGAAAGCAATGGGCGGAGGATTGATTACAAATTCAAAAGCGAGTTTTGCATTTTTAAATCAGTTTGACAACGTATTGCCTATTTGGGGAGTTCAAAAGATTTCCGAGCTTGATGAATTCCTGTCCTATGACAGCACCACTGTCTTAGATGATGAATTGAAATCAACAATCGAAAATGACAAAAAGGAATTGGGCGAGGACTTTTGTCGAGGATGCGGCTACTGCATGCCATGTCCTGAAGAAATTAAAATCAGCATATGTGCCAGAATGTCACTTTGGGTTAGGAGATTTCCGACAGAACCCCATTTAACTGAAGAATGGCAAAAAACAATGGCTCAAACAGAAAACTGCATAGAATGCTATGCATGTGTTGACAAATGCCCATATGAATTGGATATCCCAAGAATTCTTAAAGAAAACTATGAAGACTACAAAAATATCTTAACCGGAAAAACAAAGGTGTGAATATGAAACAGTGTATTGAAAACCCAAATGAATTAGACTGGGCCAGTTTCTGGGCTGAAAAACTGGCAAATAAAATTGATAAAGATTGGGATAAGGCAGCTCCAGGATTTTATAGGCATACCAAAAAAGAAGACTATAACGATGCACTGTTTGATAAATTAATTTTAGATGAAAACTATACAGTATTGGACGTCGGCTGCGGTGAGGGATCAGTTACAGTTCCTTTAGCCCGTAAGGTTAAAAGTGTTATTGGACTTGATTCATCTCCAAAAATGCTAGAATATCTGGAAAAAAGAGCTAAAGACAATGACATCAAAAATATCAAGACTATTTTAAAACCTATAGAAGAGATAAAATACTCAGAAATTGGGGATGTTGATGTAGTGGTCTGCTCAAGGTCCTTGAATGGAATAATACCCATAGAAGAAGTATTGATGGAATTAGATAAAATTGCCAGTAAATATGTTTTCATAACCATTTTCGGACCTGAAAACAAGAAAATCGAAAAGGATTTTGACCGAGAGCTTGGAATAAAAACCGAAGATTTTCCAGACTACAATTATTTCTTCAACATACTGTTCAATATGGGAATCTATGCAAATATCGAAAGATTTGACTTGAACAACTACCGTGAATATGACAGCATTGAAGACGCCATGGACAACGGAAAGTTCAGACTGGACATTTACAGCGATGAAGAAAAAGAGCTGTTGAAAGATTATTTAAAAAGAATTCTAAGTTATGATAAAAAATCAAAAAAATATTATAACGTCAAGGACAAAGCCGATTGGATAATGATTTGGTGGAAAAAAAGTTAAAAGAAATTATTCATTAATTTCTTCAAAATATTCTGGACCCACATCACATAATGGGCAAACGTAGTCCTCAGGCAATTCATCGCCTTCATACACATAATCACAAACTTTACATCTCCATGCCATTCCATCACCTATAATATTTTAAAAAAAATAATAAAATGAAACTAATCGCTCTTAATCATGGTTAAAATCATTTTATATGGACTGTTTTCTGCCTGTAGTGCATGTGGCTCATTAGCAGGCATGATAATGATTTCACCTGCTTTAACAGTATGTTTGACACCAGAAATTGTGATTTCCGCTTCACCATCAATAATTTGAACCATCGCATCAAAAGGAGCTGAATGTTCAGACAATCCTTGACCTTGATCAAAGGCAAAGAATGTTACTGTTCCAAGCTCTTTCTTGATTACTTCTCGGCTTACTACACTATCTGATTGATAATCCAATAAGGATTGGATATCTAAAGCTTTCGCTTTAATATCCTCACTCATAAGTTATTCCCCCATAATTGTTTTAATATCTGCAATTGCATCTCCTGATGTTGGAGTCAAGTTGTAATTTCCAACCAATACATTGAGAATGTCATCATTACACCATGCAGGAAGTACAGGTCCAATCCACATATCGGTTTTTCCCAAGTATAACAACGCCCAAAGCACAGCTGCAGCTTTTTGTTCCATCCAACTGAGCACAATTGTTAAAGGCAATTCGTTTAATTCCATGTCAAACAATTCGCATAATGCAAGTGCAACATCAACAGCAACAATAGTATCGTTACATTGACCCACATCCAAGAGTCTTGGAATTCCTTCAATGTCTCCTAAATCAAGGTCATTGAATTTATATTTACCGCATGCTAAAGTTAAAATAACAGTATCTTCAGGCAAGTTTTGTACGAATTCCCTGTAGTAGTCATTGTGTTTTGCTGCTTTGTCACATCCACCCACAACAAAGAATCTTCTGATTTTACCTTCTTCAACTAATTTTTTGATTGCATCAGCATGTTCCACAATAGCTCCTGCACTCCAACCGGTAGTGATAGTGGTTAATTCTTCAGGTTCTAAAGATCCTAAAGATTTTGCACATTCAATTACTTCTGAAAAATCATAATCCTCAATGGTTTTTACCCCTTCAAGTTTTGCTACATCCATGGTGAACATTCTTTCTTTGTATGCATCAAGTGCAGGCAATACACAGTTACTTGTTCCAACAATAGCTGCATTGTATTTTTTAAAGACTGTTCTTTGATCGTGCCATGCTCCACCTAATTGACCAGCCAAATTTTCGTATTTGTTGAGTCCAGGGTATCCGTGAGCAGGCAACATTTCAGAGTGAGTGTAAACTTTAATGTCAGTTCCTTCCACCTGTTTCAATAATTCTTCAAGTGCTTTTAGGTCGTGACCGGTTACAATAATTGCAGGTCCTTCCTGTGCACCCACTTTAACTTCTACAGGTTGTGGTTCACCGTAAGCAGCAATGTGAGCATCTTTTAATAATCTCATTACAGCTACGCTTTTTTCACCAGCTTCCAATGCAAGTGCCACAAGATCATTTACATCAAAGTTGACATTAGTTAATGTTGTGTATAATCCTTTGGTTAAAAATGCATCGATTTCTTTATCATATGCACCTAAAACGTTTGCATTGTAGTTGTATGCACTAATTCCTTTCATTGTAAATATCAAATTATCTTGAAGTCTTGCAACTGTTGGTTTTTTACCACAAACTCCACTTACTGTACAACCAGTACCCTTAGCGGTCTGGGAACATTGATAACAAAACATATCTAATCCGTCTGCCATAATAATAACCTCATTTTTTTGTTAATTATAAATTACAAAAAGGATGTATATAAACATTTTGTCACTATTCAAGGGTAAAAAGTAGTAATAAATATATAGCATGAAAAAAATAATAAAATTATGGACGAGAATATATCTGTTTTAAAAGGATTAGGACTTACAATGTATGAGGCTCAAGCATATTTAACACTCACATCATTAATTTCATCGACAGCGAGTGAAGTGGCTGAAAAATCAGGCATTCCTCGCAGTAAAATATATGATGTATTGAAAGGATTAATCAAGAAAAATTTCATTGATGTTGAAGATGGAAGACCATTGACATATAATGTCAAATCTCCAGTCGAAGTGCTGAGCCGTGAAAAAGAAAAAATTGACTCACAAATTGATGATACAATAACACGACTAACCAACATATATGAAAACGGAATGAGTCAAGTTCAAGCCCCAATATGGAGAATATACAGCGTTGAAAAAATCATCAACCAGGAAGTGGAAATCATAAAAAGAGCAAAAAATACTGTCAACATGAGAATAGGATTTCTCTTTGAAGGTGAAGGTGAAGCACTAATTAAGGCATTTAAGAAAAGACGTGTCTTGAAAGTGAATATACTAGCTTCATCGACATGTTACATCAACAATGAGGAAATTGACATTATTAAAATGTTTAAAGATGCCGACATCAACATTCAAAAAGCAGATATTCCCTTTGTAAAAGTGCTGATTTCCGATTCAAAAGAGATGATGCATACCTACACCAAGTTTAGTGAAGACAAGCGTGAAGTTATTCCCGAAACTGCAATCGGAATTTGGAACAAATACGAAGATGTTGCAAGAAACTATGACGAAAGGTTTATGAACCAATTAGAAAAAATCAAGAGAAAACAAAAAAAAAACAAAATAAAGCAATAGTATAACAAATCATGCAAATAATAGCTGTTAATGTCAATCATAAAAAATTACATTTTACAGCATAATGTGTCTTTAGGATAAGTGACATTAACAGCATTATTTTACATTTCAAGCTTTTGATGAAACTGATTCTTTTTATATCAATGTCTCCCTGATTAACTAATAGAAGCCCTCAATTTTTTATAAAGTAGCGCAACTGCAGTGGATATGATTAGCATAACAATTGAGATTACGGCTGTTATCAAATCATTCAATACTACACCTTTAGCGAAAGATTCAATGAGAACTATTGTTACAGGTATAAAGAACCATTGAGCAATATAAATTTTGTTGATGTTGCTGCTCAATATTGAACATGTCTTAATAGCTGCATCAGGCAGATATTTAACAATCCAGTAACATAGACCAATTACAGCATGAGCATTAATTATACAGAATACTGCATCCAATGTGTTTAAGAAGTAATATAAGTGAACATTCTCCGAAAAGACCCCTCCCCATAAATTTGAAGATACAAAAAAGTAAATCAGAGAAATCACCATTAAAATCGGCCAAAATTTAAAGAATTCCGTTTTATCCTTGGCTCTGATGAAGTATTGTCCCCAAATATACCCTGCAATTGGGAAAATAAACCAGTTGAATAAAGGAAAAGCAGTGAATTTAGTTCCAAAGAAGTGACCACAAATCAAGTTAATGTCAGGATTCCCGAAATCGGTGAACCTTAACATGGACCCCATTATGGACAGTACAACTGCAACAATAATCAACTTCTTGTTTGAAAATCTGAATTTCTTTAAGATTCCCATCAAAACAAATGCCATACCTGCAAATGCTAGGATATCAACACAAAACAGCAATAATCCACCATCTATAGTAAACGGAGTGGGATCGATACCAAGAGATTCGGCAAGAAAGTGAGGTACGAAAAACTCAAACACATTCACCAAAATACCTGAAAGGTATAATGTCACTCCCCTCTTCACCATGGTGTCCCATTGGCTGTGCCTTGAATATACTACCCCAACACCCATACAAAACATGAAAATGACCGCAGCATAGGGTCTTCCCAATACATTACCGAATACAAATTCATAAGCGGAGCTTAATCCCGGACTGTATGCCTTAACCACCATAATAGTATGCAAAAAAACCATGAAAATAATGGCAAATGCCTTGGCAATATCAAGTTCGACCTGCCTTCCAGTATTAACTTTTTCATCCGAAAATAAATCTGAAATAGCTATAATATAATTTTAGTTAAAAAAGTTATAAATATATAATGATTTTTAACAAGATACTGTCAATTTGTTAAGACTTTATTTGATTTTCTATTCCGTCATTTTTAGTTACATTTTCATCAGCTGCGCTTACAGCCCATTGAAAAAATCACAAAAAAAAGTAGGTCAACTGAATTTAATCTTTTGACCTACCAATCCATTGCCCTTTTTATATGGCAAAAATAATCACTCAAATTACAAATTCTTTATTTTTCTAATCATCATAGCCTCAAATCTATTAAATGCATCCAACAAGAAATCATCCAAATAGCTAACTGTTTCATCATATATTCTTTGTGGAACATCCCAGTATGCAGATGCAATGCTGCCTGCAATAGCTGCCTGAGTATCGGCATCACCACCTAAAGATACTGCATTTCTAATCGCATCTTCAAAGTCTTTTGCATCCAAAAAACAGATTATGGCTTCCGGAACGCTACCCGCACAGGAAACATCAAATGAATACTCCGGCCTTATTTCATCAACGCTACGATTCAAATCATAAGCATATACCATTTCAATATGATTTCTAATTTCATCCTTACTTGCTCCTGTCCTTGCAAGATAAATTGCATCTGCAGTTGAAAGGGCACCTTTAATACCCTCTGGATGATCATGTGACACTATTGCAGATTTATATGCCAAATCATTTGCCTCTTCCAATGAGTCAGCAACCCATGCACATGGAGATACCCTCATTGCAGAACCATTAGCCCAACTGTCATAAGGTTTAGGTGATTCCTGAACCAGCCACCCCCCAAAACTTGAACCATAACCTGCATCAGGATATCTATTCCCAAAATATTGTAAATTTTTAATTAAAACATCTTGTAAGTTTTTATCTTCACACAGCCAATTGGCAACGGCCAGTGTCAATATACTATCATCAGTAACTCTTGAATAAGGAGTAAATAATTCAAAATCTTTGGTTTTGATTGGGTAAAATTCTCGAGTTGATCCGATAATATCTCCTGTTATTGCTCCAATAATTCCTTTCATGAATTTATATTTTGATAATGTAATTAATATAGATTGATATATATTTAAATTGATTAAATTTAGTAAAATTGTCCTGAATGAGTAAAATTGCTCCAATTTTAAATAAAAAAAGATATATAATAGTTATGACATTATTATATTTGATAATACAAGTTATTATCAAAAACACAGAAATTTCTATCAATATTCATAAATCGCTTCTGTGATAGATTCATACCCATTGTTACTTAAAAAAATAGAAATTTCAAAAAAAAGGTCGTGAATGATTCCAGAGCAATCTGGAATCATGAAAAAATTAAATTATTTTTCTGATTAAAACAGAGGTATTATTGGTGTTACCTGTTGGAAGAACCATTACTTCCTTATGAAAACCCCGAGTATCCTTATCCAAAACAGGAGCATATAAAATAGCCCTCATTCCAGTATAAGTCCTATAGATGACCGGTGTTTTTTCATCAACATACTCCCAAATATTTGCAAAAACCCTATCTTTTGGCTCAGCAAGTGCTGCAACCATCAGAATATCATAATCCAAGTCTTCAATGACTTTTTCATCACCAACAACTATTTCAATATCCTCATCAAGTTCCAGTCTTTTCAAGACTTTTCTTGAAAGCTCTGCAACATTTTCCATCTGTTCAATGCCAATACATTTGCATCCAAATACTTTATTAAACATGATTAAAGTTAACGGAAGTGGACCTGATCCTAAAAATACAAATGTTTTATCTTCATTGAATTTAGCCAATTGACTTTCATTTTCAATTAATCCAATATACCGATTATAAAAATGGAATGAATCAAGAGTCCCTATAGGATTATCAGATTCCAAAATTTTTTGTGCATTCTCTGTTTCAAGCCTTGCCCCAACATAAACATAAAATTTTCTAATCAGTTTTAATGCATTATTCATCTTCTCATCATCAAGAATGTGCTTTGCGGAGTCAAAATCTATTGTCTTATCATGAGCAATGATTTCCACATCATCCAATATCTCAATGATTTCCTCAATATTTATATCATCTAGTGCTGAGTCACCATATTTATCCAAATCACCATAACTTGATAACTTATTGGCAATTTCTTCAAGTTTACCCCAATATTTATAACAGCTCATCGAAAAAACTCCTAATGCTTTATTTCACATTATGTATTTTATAAATATAAATTTAATTAAAGTAATAATAATTTGAATATTTGAGAAAAATAGTAATACCTTTAAAGAAAAAGTTAAAAAATAGCTATTAAAGATTTGAAGGAGAATACTTTAATAGCTATTGTAGACAGTTAAAGAAACCCATATAAAATATAAATCTCTTTTTTATTAATTATTTCATATTGATAGAGAAAATAAAGTAAAATTGACTGGTTATGCTAACAACCAATATTACTCGGCTAAT is a window of uncultured Methanobrevibacter sp. DNA encoding:
- a CDS encoding ATPase, encoding MNGITILIWVTIAIIAIIAIILVKLHYRGKELENDEGSILEDAESLTKVFSSGKSMLSKDNDDNSNNPTNLNQSKPKSLKSENSSTSNVYYEEPAIYEVDNTTYENIEYESQNQVLVDYGTTVEKFQEPIKQSQMDIMSQNNDPKPEKHELKDLFTIDELIKESKRKDSEREKEAYKNDSEDKELAELKESIKQKQEEKNIEEIIDDIPEETIQDILNETEEETTAETITESAEEETITETITESTEEETIAEVINEPVSEETKSDSVPETVESSESEESKIEAPTVTSQDIEEAITTASEESKEEVESISESAGITDALLNDNEKEEIKEPNLKTPTKIKEDYKFGEDLKDEKVFGEYDSDLDYRKDLDKITNTIKGSKIFKNVKEKLTFEEPEEEEVIEEEFIRNVNEYEEDFAPIINETHADYATYEEYHKHDFEEPIVPEETPKAFDVIQTTPEPQPEIKESRIAPIKEKPSRDNIKIKLNNNEVVLKKGDEIIYNHQGETYSSQVYAINGNDISVKYRRKNIVIKPSDVKKVY
- a CDS encoding glutamate--tRNA ligase, translated to MNDLEEIIYKHALLNAAKHKGSANPGAVMGSIMANEPELRSKAKEIGPMSGKIVAKVNALSPEEQASEMEKLGVEVQDKKPKAKEVGLQELPGTHENIVLRFAPNPSGPLHIGHSRAAVPNAEYVKRHDGKLILRIEDTDPKRVYEPAYEMIPEDLEWLGINPDEVIYQSDRFETYYDYARQLIEKGAAYMCTCDGADFKELKDNCKACPCRDNSVEENLALWEKFDTMDAGEAVLRVKTDITHKNPAIRDWVAMRLVDETHPRLGNKYRIYPMMNFSVAVDDHLMGLTHVLRGKDHLANTEKQKYLYDHMGWDVPEYIHYGRLKMEDIALSTSKAMAGIEDGTYSGWDDPRLGTLRAIARRGIDPRTIYNLITEIGVKMADSAISWKKIYGLNRNFLEPVANRYFFCEDPQLITVGGYEGGKVDIERPLHADHMDRGNRILPFDGSAYLAKSDINDGIFRLMDAVNVNIDGDEITYHSTSFEDARSVKARIIQWVPVDDNVDVKIVMDDASIKTGLGEGALRDLKVGDIVQFERVGFARLDEIADDELIFYFAHK
- a CDS encoding aldo/keto reductase; its protein translation is MRLGKTNLEVNKNGFGALPIQRCTMQEAVEILKKAYDNGIDFYDTAHFYTDSEEKMGNAFKDIPREKIYIASKTAAETPEVFWSDLETSLKSLKTDYLDLYQFHNISFVPKKDDELFKAMLEAKEKGMIRHIGITTHKITFAHEAIESGLYETLQYPFSYLSGEEEIELVEKCKKFDVGFIAMKAMGGGLITNSKASFAFLNQFDNVLPIWGVQKISELDEFLSYDSTTVLDDELKSTIENDKKELGEDFCRGCGYCMPCPEEIKISICARMSLWVRRFPTEPHLTEEWQKTMAQTENCIECYACVDKCPYELDIPRILKENYEDYKNILTGKTKV
- a CDS encoding class I SAM-dependent methyltransferase, with product MKQCIENPNELDWASFWAEKLANKIDKDWDKAAPGFYRHTKKEDYNDALFDKLILDENYTVLDVGCGEGSVTVPLARKVKSVIGLDSSPKMLEYLEKRAKDNDIKNIKTILKPIEEIKYSEIGDVDVVVCSRSLNGIIPIEEVLMELDKIASKYVFITIFGPENKKIEKDFDRELGIKTEDFPDYNYFFNILFNMGIYANIERFDLNNYREYDSIEDAMDNGKFRLDIYSDEEKELLKDYLKRILSYDKKSKKYYNVKDKADWIMIWWKKS
- a CDS encoding rubredoxin-like domain-containing protein gives rise to the protein MAWRCKVCDYVYEGDELPEDYVCPLCDVGPEYFEEINE
- a CDS encoding cupin domain-containing protein, translated to MSEDIKAKALDIQSLLDYQSDSVVSREVIKKELGTVTFFAFDQGQGLSEHSAPFDAMVQIIDGEAEITISGVKHTVKAGEIIIMPANEPHALQAENSPYKMILTMIKSD
- the hcp gene encoding hydroxylamine reductase, translated to MADGLDMFCYQCSQTAKGTGCTVSGVCGKKPTVARLQDNLIFTMKGISAYNYNANVLGAYDKEIDAFLTKGLYTTLTNVNFDVNDLVALALEAGEKSVAVMRLLKDAHIAAYGEPQPVEVKVGAQEGPAIIVTGHDLKALEELLKQVEGTDIKVYTHSEMLPAHGYPGLNKYENLAGQLGGAWHDQRTVFKKYNAAIVGTSNCVLPALDAYKERMFTMDVAKLEGVKTIEDYDFSEVIECAKSLGSLEPEELTTITTGWSAGAIVEHADAIKKLVEEGKIRRFFVVGGCDKAAKHNDYYREFVQNLPEDTVILTLACGKYKFNDLDLGDIEGIPRLLDVGQCNDTIVAVDVALALCELFDMELNELPLTIVLSWMEQKAAAVLWALLYLGKTDMWIGPVLPAWCNDDILNVLVGNYNLTPTSGDAIADIKTIMGE
- a CDS encoding TrmB family transcriptional regulator, translated to MDENISVLKGLGLTMYEAQAYLTLTSLISSTASEVAEKSGIPRSKIYDVLKGLIKKNFIDVEDGRPLTYNVKSPVEVLSREKEKIDSQIDDTITRLTNIYENGMSQVQAPIWRIYSVEKIINQEVEIIKRAKNTVNMRIGFLFEGEGEALIKAFKKRRVLKVNILASSTCYINNEEIDIIKMFKDADINIQKADIPFVKVLISDSKEMMHTYTKFSEDKREVIPETAIGIWNKYEDVARNYDERFMNQLEKIKRKQKKNKIKQ